The genomic DNA CGTAGAGGCCAATCTTCGCCATGATGCCGGAGAGCAGCGCGGAGCCGCCCGAGGGCGCCTGCACGTAGGCATCCGGCAGCCAGGTGTGCAACGGGAAGAGGGGCACCTTGATGGCGAAGGCCAGCGCGAAGGCGGCGAACATCCACGGTCCCCAGCGGAACAGGATGCCCCCCATGCCGTCGAGCTGCGTGCAGTCCCGGCCCGCCATGCCCAGGCACGCGGAGATGTCGCGGTTGGCCACCACCAGGTTGTTGTAGAGGGTGGCGTAGTCGAAGGAGCGCGTCCCCGGCGTGCTGCTGATGAAGTAGAGCGCGACGATCGCCACCAGCATCAGCAGCGAGCCCGCCAGCGTGTAGAGGAAGAACTTCAGCGCCGCCATCTGGCGATCCTCACCGCCCCACACGCCCACCAGCAGGTACATGGGGATGAGCATCGCCTCCCAGAAGATGTAGAAGAGCAGCACGTCCAGCGACACCAGCGCGCCCATCATCACCACCTGCAGGAGCAGCAGGGAGAGATGGAACTCCTTCACTCGCTCGGTGATGGACGTGCTCGACGCGAGCACCACCACCGGGCCGAGGAATACGGTCAGCAGCACCAGGCTGATGGACAGGCCGTCCACGCCCACGTGGTAGCTGGCGCCGAGCTGCTCGAGCCACCGGGCCCGGTACTCGAGCTGGAACTCGGAACCGCCCGGCTCGAAGCGGACGTAGGCCCAGACGCCGAGCGCCAGGTCCACGGCCATGCCGATGAGCGTGACGGCGCGGATCTGTCCGCGCTCGCCCGAGGGCAGGAGGGCCACGAGCGCCGCGAAGAGCAGCGGCAGATAAACGACGACGTTGAGCAGATGGGTGTCGAAGAAGCTCAATTGAGCACCTGGATGATCGCGTAGACCGCGCCGCCGAGAAGGGCCAGGGCCATGACCGTGGCGTAGGCCTGGGCGTCTCCCGTCTGCAGGTAGCGCAGCGTGATGCCCGCGAAGTTCGTGACCCACGCCGTGCCGTGCACCAACCCCTTGTCGATGACGGTCTCCACCATCTTGAACACGATGGTGCCCACCCCCTTGACCGGCCGGATGATGAGGAAGTCGTACACCTCATCCACGTAGAACTTGTTCTGCGTGAAGCGGCGCACCGAGCGGGCCCACACCGGCGCCGGCGTGCCAGCCCGCGCGGGGAAGTACTTGCGATAGGCGAACGCCGCCAGACCGCCGCCCACCAGCGCCGTGACCCAGGCGATGGCGTAGTCGAGGCCCGAGGGCAGGCTGTGGTCCAGCTTCACCTGCGCGCCCCGGGCGGCGATGCGCTCGGCGCTGGCGAACACGGGGCCGAGGAAGTTCTCCATCACCGGCTGCTTGATGCCGCTGCGGCCCGGCATCAGCGGCAGCGCGTACCACAGCGCCGCGA from Melittangium boletus DSM 14713 includes the following:
- a CDS encoding complex I subunit 4 family protein codes for the protein MSFFDTHLLNVVVYLPLLFAALVALLPSGERGQIRAVTLIGMAVDLALGVWAYVRFEPGGSEFQLEYRARWLEQLGASYHVGVDGLSISLVLLTVFLGPVVVLASSTSITERVKEFHLSLLLLQVVMMGALVSLDVLLFYIFWEAMLIPMYLLVGVWGGEDRQMAALKFFLYTLAGSLLMLVAIVALYFISSTPGTRSFDYATLYNNLVVANRDISACLGMAGRDCTQLDGMGGILFRWGPWMFAAFALAFAIKVPLFPLHTWLPDAYVQAPSGGSALLSGIMAKIGLYGFWRFAIPFFPAAAHQARPVLAALAVVGIIYGALMCLAQRDVKKLLAYSSVSHLGYCMLGLVALTGEGASGSAYQMLNHGVSTGALFLLFGFLQERRNSRLMSDYGGIAKVVPVYTAAFLIITFSSLAVPGTNGFVGEFLILLGTFKSSLGVGFGVFATVGVILGAVYLLWMVQKVFLGPLTHRDNQNLSDLNAREFVTVLPFLVLVVVMGLMPQPFLDRINPATERFVARASLGAPGARPAGDVNITVKGLPPAAEAAAPHAQPAGPLADRR